The proteins below come from a single Chelmon rostratus isolate fCheRos1 chromosome 12, fCheRos1.pri, whole genome shotgun sequence genomic window:
- the npc1 gene encoding NPC intracellular cholesterol transporter 1, with translation MGVLPRRSILCTLFFIILLSEGHFRWVEAQHCVWHGECGESEKVPGKNYNCNYTGPPLPLQSEGYDLLTELCPGYDYGNRSLCCDVHQLRTLKGSLQLPLQFLSRCPACFFNLMNLFCELTCSPHQSQFMNATKVNGPNVIEVQYYIGQTFSNAMYNACKDVQAPSSNVKALSLLCGKDAKDCNATNWIQYMFDINNGQTPFPIIPTFSDVPVSGYTPMNNKTYGCTEGLEDGSGPCSCQDCTLACGPKPVPPPLPPPWTILGMDAMTVIMWISYMAFLLVFVGAVLGAWCYRKRTIMSEYGPILDSNNPLSLNSDNPDQVNASCCETLGERFENSLRTLFSSWGSFCVQHPSVVIFGSLILVVASSGGLVYMRITTDPVELWSAPTSQARQDKDYFDSHFGPFFRTVQLIITTPLNSTFIYSPYFGGSDVPFGAILDKDILHQVLDLQLDIESLVATYEGQNVTLKELCLAPLAPYNDNCTILSVLNYFQNSHEVLDHSIGDDFFVYADYHSHFLYCVSAPASLNDTTLLHDPCLGTFGGPVFPWLAMGGYDGTNYNNATALVITFPLNNYLNDSVWLGKARAWEKEFITFMKNFKHPNLTIAFSAERSIEDEIDRESNSDISTIVISYAIMFIYISLALGHIHSFRRVLVDSKISLGIAGILIVLSSVSSSLGIFSYFGIPLTLIVIEVIPFLVLAVGVDNIFIIVQTYQRDERMPHEELHQQIGRILGDVAPSMFLSSFSETVAFFLGALSTMPAVRTFSLFAGLAVFIDFLLQISCFVSLLGLDARRQEGNRLDIICCVKLPEGQETKTDSFLFRFFKKVYAPFILKEWVRPIIVAVFVGMLSFSIAVVNKVEIGLDQKLSMPDDSYMLDYFKNLTEYLHTGAPVYFVVKDGLNYSSPEGQNAVCGGVGCNNNSLVQQVYAASLISNYTTIGFTPSSWLDDYFDWVKPQSTCCRYYNTTGAFCNASVVNTSCVHCRPMTPSGKQRPVGDDFMRFLPMFLSDNPNVKCGKGGHAAYATAVDLYPDNTGVGATYFMTYHTMLKDSKDFIDALKMAQILAENITHSMNHEVFAYSVFYVFYEQYLTIAHDTALNLSVSLASIFVVTTVLLGFELWSAVLVSATIAMILVNMFGVMWLWSISLNAVSLVNLVMSCGISVEFCSHIVRAFSISVKKNRVERAEEALAHMGSSVFSGITLTKFGGILILALSKSQIFQVFYFRMYLAIVLLGATHGLVFLPVLLSYIGPSANKAKVFAANKRFAGTERERLLNY, from the exons ATGGGAGTCTTACCGAGGAGAAGCATTTTGTGTACACTTTTCTTTATTATACTCCTGTCAGAGGGACATTTTCGATGG GTTGAGGCCCAGCACTGTGTGTGGCATGGTGAGTGTGGGGAGTCCGAAAAGGTGCCCGGAAAAAACTACAACTGTAACTACACTGGTCCTCCACTCCCGCTACAGTCTGAGGGTTATGACCTTCTCACG gAGCTTTGTCCTGGATATGACTATGGAAACCGAAGCCTCTGCTGTGATGTCCACCAGTTGCGCACTCTTAAAGGGAGTCTTCAGCTGCCCCTTCAGTTCCTGTCCCG GTGTCCTGCCTGTTTCTTCAATCTGATGAACCTCTTCTGTGAGCTGACATGCAGCCCCCACCAGAGTCAGTTCATGAATGCCACCAAGGTCAATGGGCCCAATGTTATAGAAGTGCAGTACTATATTGGACAGACATTTTCAAATG CCATGTACAATGCCTGTAAGGATGTCCAGGCACCATCCAGCAACGTGAAGGCCTTATCGCTGCTTTGTGGGAAGGATGCAAAGGACTGCAATGCCACTAACTGGATCCAGTATATGTTTGATATTAACAATGGACAGACTCCCTTTCCTATCATCCCAACATTCTCAG ATGTCCCGGTGTCTGGTTACACTCCCATGAACAACAAGACATATGGCTGTACTGAGGGCCTGGAGGACGGTTCAGGTCCCTGCTCCTGTCAGGACTGCACACTAGCATGTGGCCCCAAAcctgtgcctcctcctctcccccctccctggACAATCCTCGGCATGGATGCCATGACTGTCATCATGTGGATCTCTTACATGGCCTTCCTGCTTGTCTTTGTTGGAGCTGTACTGGGAGCTTGGTGTTACAG GAAACGAACCATCATGTCTGAGTATGGCCCCATATTGGACAGCAATAACCCACTTTCTCTCAACAGTGATAATCCTGACCAAG TAAATGCATCTTGCTGTGAAACACTGGGCGAACGCTTCGAGAATTCTCTGCGGACCCTCTTCAGCTCCTGGGGTTCCTTCTGTGTGCAGCATCCCTCTGTGGTCATATTTGGCAGCCTGATACTGGTGGTCGCCTCCTCCGGGGGCCTGGTCTATATGCGCATCACCACAGACCCTGTTGAGCTGTGGTCAGCTCCCACAAGCCAGGCTCGACAAGACAAGGACTATTTTGATAGCCACTTCGGACCCTTCTTTAGAACTGTGCAGCTCATTATAACCACTCCACTTAACAGCACTTTCATCTACTCTCCATACTTTGGAGGATCAGATGTCCCATTTGGAGCCATCCTGGACAAAGACATCTTGCACCAG GTGCTGGATCTGCAGCTTGACATCGAAAGCCTTGTAGCCACATACGAAGGCCAAAACGTCACCCTGAAGGAACTCTGCTTGGCTCCGCTGGCCCCGTATAATGACAATTGTACCATCTTGAGTGTCCTTAACTACTTCCAGAACAGCCACGAGGTGCTGGATCACAGCATAGGAGACGACTTCTTTGTCTATGCTGACTATCACAGCCACTTCCTCTACTGTGTCAg TGCACCAGCATCCCTCAATGACACCACTCTCCTCCATGACCCCTGTTTGGGCACCTTTGGTGGCCCCGTCTTCCCTTGGTTGGCCATGGGAGGTTACGATG GAACCAACTACAACAATGCCACTGCTCTAGTGATCACCTTTCCACTCAACAACTACTTGAACGACTCCGTCTGGCTGGGAAAAGCTCGGGCATGGGAGAAAGA GTTCATCACATTCATGAAGAACTTCAAACACCCCAACCTGACCATTGCCTTTAGTGCAGAGAGGAGTATTGAAGATGaaatagacagagagagcaacagtgacatcagcacCATAGTAATCAGCTATGCCATTATGTTCATCTACATCTCCCTGGCCCTGGGTCACATCCACAGCTTCAGGAGAGTGCTG GTGGACTCAAAGATTTCTCTGGGTATAGCAGGTATCCTGATTGTGCTCAGCTCTGTGTCCTCCTCACTGGGGATCTTCAGTTATTTTGGTATCCCCCTCACCCTCATTGTGATTGAAGTCATTCCCTTCCTGGTGCTGGCTGTTGGAGTAGACAACATCTTTATTATAGTACAGACATATCAG AGGGATGAGCGGATGCCCCACGAGGAACTTCACCAGCAGATTGGTCGTATTCTTGGAGACGTAGCCCCAAGcatgttcctctcctccttctccgaGACAGTAGCCTTCTTCCTGG GAGCCCTGTCCACCATGCCTGCAGTGAGGACATTCTCTCTGTTTGCTGGCttggctgtttttattgatttcctGTTGCAGATCAGCTGCTTTGTCAGCTTGCTCGGTCTGGACGCCAGAAGACAGGAG GGGAATCGACTCGACATTATTTGCTGTGTGAAGCTGCCAGAAGGTCAGGAAACCAAGACGGACAGCTTCCTCTTCCGTTTTTTCAAGAAAGTCTACGCTCCATTCATCCTCAAAGAGTGGGTGAGACCGATCATA GTGGCCGTGTTTGTGGGAATGCTGTCCTTCAGTATTGCTGTGGTGAATAAGGTAGAGATTGGACTGGACCAGAAACTCTCCATGCCCGAT GACTCGTACATGTTGGACTACTTTAAGAACTTGACCGAGTATCTCCACACTGGAGCTCCTGTGTACTTCGTGGTAAAGGATGGTCTGAACTACAGCAGTCCAGAGGGCCAGAATgctgtgtgtggaggagtggGCTGCAACAACAACTCTCTAGTCCAGCAGGTCTACGCCGCCTCACTCATCAGTAACTA CACAACGATTGGATTCACACCATCCTCTTGGCTTGATGACTACTTTGACTGGGTGAAGCCTCAGTCCACATGCTGTCGATACTACAACACCACTGGAGCCTTCTGCAATGCCTCGG TCGTAAATACCTCGTGTGTCCACTGTCGGCCCATGACTCCCAGTGGGAAGCAGAGGCCGGTGGGAGACGACTTCATGCGGTTTCTGCCCATGTTCCTGTCAGACAATCCTAACGTCAAGTGTGGAAAAGG CGGTCACGCAGCCTACGCCACAGCCGTCGACCTTTATCCCGACAACACGGGGGTTGGAGCCACGTACTTCATGACTTACCACACCATGCTCAAAGACTCCAAAGACTTCATAGATGCTTTAAAAATGGCCCAAATCCTAGCTGAGAATATCACTCATTCCATGAACCATGAAGTTTTTGCCTACAG CGTCTTCTATGTGTTTTACGAGCAGTACCTCACCATTGCGCACGACACGGCTTTGAACCTGAGCGTGTCTCTGGCGTCCATATTTGTGGTGACGACGGTGCTGTTGGGCTTCGAGCTGTGGTCGGCTGTGCTTGTCAGCGCCACCATCGCCATGATCCTGGTCAACATGTTCGGCGTCATGTGGCTGTGGAGCATCAGCCTCAACGCTGTGTCCCTGGTGAACCTGGTCATG AGCTGCGGCATCTCAGTGGAGTTCTGCAGTCATATCGTGCGAGCTTTTTCCATCAGCgtgaagaagaacagagtgGAGCGGGCCGAGGAGGCGCTGGCTCACATGGGCAGCTCT GTTTTCAGTGGGATCACGTTGACAAAGTTCGGAGGCATCCTAATCCTGGCGCTTTCCAAGTCCCAGATCTTCCAGGTCTTCTACTTTAGGATGTACTTGGCCATCGTGTTGCTGGGGGCCACGCACGGCCTCGTCTTCCTCCCTGTACTGCTCAGTTATATCG GTCCCtctgcaaacaaagcaaaggtGTTTGCTGCTAACAAGCGCTTTGCTGGTACAGAAAGGGAGCGTCTCCTCAACTACTAG